The window AGGAAgggtagagaaagaaaaagaaagagaaacattgACTTCCGATTATTTATTGTAGTAGATTAAGGCATTAACAAATCTCAACTTTTTGTTTTACCATAATAATATGAACCAGTCATTTCTACAAAAGTCTTATCAGTCAatgaaacccaaaatcaaagtttcattcttttctATCTCAAGCATGAAGTTCGGAAGCGATTTCCATATGGAAACAAAAGTATTAATGTTCTAATTTGGTTCCATTCTCCAGGATTGATTTCAGTTGATGATGATTGGGAAACAGATTCCACTACTGATCCCTGCAGCTCACCTATTGCCATATGATATCATCCTTATGCTAATGATACCCAATTGGATATATCTGCCCTTAGCAAAATAAATGCCTAGAACTCAAACTCACTGTATCACATTGCTGACATGTCATGTTTTGCAACATTTTATCCATTCGCAAAGCTGTGGTAGGCATGGCCTGCACATGACACATTAGACCCATGGGCCatcaatttgacacccctgacctagaaTGTGTGAGCGTCTAAATGAGATATTAATGCTTTAATTGAAATCAAGCAGAAACTAGTTTTAAGTTTCTAAAAGCTGTTTTTCTTCTCTAGAACTTCAGAGGCGCCTTACTATACAAATATATCAAGTGACCAAATATTTAAACAATAAAAGgtaatataattttataaaattcatttTACCATACCTGTATCTCTGTGTTTTATAGTATATACGAATCTCCATTTGTTCTTCATTCACTTTACTTTTTCATTACTTTTTCATTTCTCCTGACATTCCCAGCTTTTACAGCCCTACAGCAAAGTTGTTTGAAGCATacatttacataatttatttcaATATTCATTTCTTGCAGCAAATCCTATATATTAAACAACTCATGCAACCAACCCGTGAGCAAACTCCATATGCAACTTAAGATGTTACTCATATCAAAATCTGTTTTCATAGTTTTGCAGCAATCATTcttatatttccttttttattctaCTAAGCATTTAATGCTACTTTTTAATGTAACTCCATATGCTTGTCTTATTCTTTAATACActgttttgtctttgtttctATATAATTTTTCTTACATGCACTTTTTATTCATTCTATTATGAGATCACTCTTTAATGTAACGGTCCTATTATATAAAATAGTCATTCTCTTTTACTTTCTACTTTCAAACTGccttttttcatttcttcctttgtCTTCCACTTTCATATCCACATTCCATATTCATTTTCAGTTAACTTTTTGACAGTTAAAATGATATGTCTCACATTCAAAATGTCAACTTACCCTTGTTTCTTTGACTCTCACTGCATCATAAACAGTTAAACCAATTGTGAATTTTATTTTTGCCCTTTTCTACTTTAACTGTGCTTTTAAACTTCCTATActatttcttattcttttttgcaCTGTtcatatcttttttctttaaatgaaTAGATAACTAGGAATTCCAATATTCCATGAATCCCTTGCCTACATTTCCTAGATCAGTTTCTGGACCAAGCACATTGGTAGCTTTTTCAGTTTAAAATGTcttgtatctctttctctctgatcTTAATACTGTTTATTTCAGCCCTTATATGTCACTGGCACTGCATTATTTTGCAGTTTTTCAGAATCATAAAAATTGGGtggaataaaaatgtaattaatgAAATCAGTTTATATTACTTAGGTTTATAATAATTATGAACAATTTCAGGTTTGTTTTTCtaaaatatcttatttttttctatatatgTGTGACTGCAGGTATATTGGACATCACAACTCTCAATTCTGATATTTTTCAATATGCATTTATTGAATTTAATTAGAAGATCTGCCTTCAGATTGATTGTACCAAAAATGACAAAATATGGGTTATTTTTATCAATGCCCAGCAAAATCAGTACTTGTGGAACATTGAGGATGATTTATTTGAACAAACATGTTTCAAAAAAATATGATGAGAACATAGATCTAGATGAATGGAAATCGGTTGTGCTTTCTGGCTTGGAAAAAGAAGCATTTGAAAAAGCATCACCTGAGGAAGAGCCTAATATAGCAGCTATTAAGGAATACATTGACATGTCTAGGCGTTTAGGTAAAGCTGCTCCAGAAAATATTActgaagaacagttacagaagTTGATTGAATATCCTACTGTTTCTTCAAGAAATAAGTATTTGGCCTTTTTGGCTTCAAAAGAAATGAGAAGGAATgccgaaaaagaaaaaaagaaaaaacaacgtGAAGAAAAGGAGGAACTCCGAAAAACAATGGATAATGAAGAGCTAATACTAAAAGGTAGATTGTTTCGGGCCATTTGGGACTCCACTATGGAAGTTGTGTACAATTGGAAAGCTGCTCAGGCTATGAGTTTTGGCCAGCCTCTGGTATTTGACATGGATTACGATGATAtgtcagagagagagatgcaGAATACAGTGAAACAGATGATGGACTGTGAAGGAGCCAATCGTAAAGCTGTAGAACCATTCCATTTATACTACTGTAATTTTAAAGAAGATGGTTCATACCACCAAGAATTCAGCAGGCGTTATGGAGATGCATGGGACAATTTGTTTGTGACAGTGACAGAAAAATCCTATGTTGAATTATTTCCAAGGGACCAAATTGTCTACTTAACTGCTGATTCACCCAATGTAATGGAAACATTTGACCATAATAAAATCTATATCATTGGATCCCTAGTTGATAAGTCAATAAGGAAGGGAGTCTCTCTTGCTCGTGCAAAGCGCTTGAAGTTGGCAACAGCACAACTTCCTCTACAAAGATACTTGAATTGGAAAACTGGAGCCAAAGTTCTTACTCTGGATCAAATGATAATGATCTTAATAACTCTGAAACAAACTGGGAATTGGAACAAAGCTCTAGAGTTTGTTCCAAAAAGAAAGCATGAAGGTTTTTTAGATCCATCTATGCAATTCTTTATAAATAGacaaaagaatagaaaaatgtctgagcaaaactttaaaaaaaggcaaTTGGTAGAGGAACTCGCCAAGAAACGTTTGTGGAATGGATTGTGGGAAGAGTAGTGTCACCTAATTATGTCTGTTATAAATATCATGTAAAATAACATTTGTCCTCAACTTCAGCTTTCAACTTCTACAGACTAAACAACCCAATAATGATAAAACATGAGGTTTTACCACAGGAAACTTTGTAAATATATAGGAAGCATCACTTCTGACTGCTGAGAAAACCTCTGTAATACACAATGGGGCTGAAAAACATGTTCCGTCAGGTTAAACACAATAACAGTAATTGTTAATGTGTATCGGTCACAAACCCCAATGTAATATTGTATTCGCCTTTTCTCTGCTTCCACATACAACATTGCCACATACAACAAAGTTATGTAAATGTAGTTTCCCAATTTTGATACTGGGAATGTGTGGTTACTGTGAATTTTGCTAAACAACAAAGAGCTCAAATTACTGTAAATGTTCTGATTTTATGCAGGAATTAATACTATGCGGGAAATGTAACTATTAAAAAAAGTGAATTGTGTGTATGATCTTTTTATTTTAGAGTTAAAAAGTTGAATAATACTCAATTGTTTGAATTGTTAAGGTATTTTAAAAGTTAGATTTGTTAAATATAAAGGGCTACTTACTAAaacatgttttaaatgtttttgatctaattattttataattgtATATACTTTGTCTTTTGATGATCTAAATGCCAGTTTTAAACACATCAAGCATACAATgcaaaagtacagtgttccctcgattttcgcgggggatgcgttccgagaccgcccgcgaaagtcgaatttccacgaagtagagatgcagaagtaaatacactatttttggctatgaacagtgttacaagccttcccttaacactttaaacccctaaattacaatttcccattaccttagcaaccatttagattattactcaccatgtttatttattaaagtttattttttaaaaaaattattaaaggcggacgaaagtttggcgatgacatatgatgtcatcaggcaggaaaaaccgtggtataggggaaaaagccgcaaagtattttttaattaatatttttgaaaaaccgtggtatgggcttttcgcgaagttcgaacccgtgaaaatcgagggaacactgtattagcaattcttaaaatctAGCATCATTGTGAATATTCCTTTCCAGCTTCCCATCTACAAAATTTAAGCTTCTTTTGATGTTTCTATAGTCAACAGAGATATAAAGGGTCTGTGCAAAAGGGGGAAGTGCAAAACATTCTACAAATGGACCAATCATAGCACAAAACCACCAGTTTTGGATGATCTATATTTGGTCCAACATATGTTCATATTTACAGGTCACCACCCTGCCTTATTGCAGCTAAGAGAAAGGAAGATGTAAAAAACATCAGAAGAAAGAGCAGGAGGCTGGTAGAACATGCCATGTTTCATATGCAGTGGCTGTGGCAATGCATACTGGGAGAAAGGTGCCAATAGTGTGGAAAATTGATTCCTTTTATCCATTAAAAATACATTGGCAAGCAagaataagtttctttcagctTTTTAATGACTGTTGCTAAGAACATACTGTATGCCAATGCTATAAATAAGGTAATTAACTTTTGTTCATATGCAATACAAGCAAATTTATGATGTGTATTATTTGGCTAAATTGTTCACATTACATGGAATACGGAATCTTAAAAAGTTAGAAATGCAAGTTGTCACATACTGATTTTCCCGATATATTACTTATTTGTTCTTTGTGCCTATGTGACTAGTTTACTTAATGTTAATTGTGTTGAGCCTATTTTCTAATAGTGCTATATTACAATTTTTATACAGAATTAGGAAGATAAGATGGCAGATGATGCTTAAGTCATGCAGGGAAAATGGAGTGGGGGGAAAAATTCCAACAGCTTTACCCCATTATTCAATGTGATGTCTCTGAGTTTGTTTCTGCTAGGACCTGCAGTATGTTGGCTGAACTATCATTCTTCAAAATGGTTCAGTTGAACTTTTGAACTAAACTGCATTTGTTTCATGcacaaaataattaattttccatGCAAACTCAGTGTAAAATCCTCAGTGTCCAGCACGCAGGAGCCATTAGCAGTGGCACATGATTTGgggaactggtagcagcagcagtgtgAGGCTCTGTCCACTAGCCCAAATGTTGGTTATTTCTGGTTTTTACCCTCTGCCCATGCGCAAAGCCTGTGCAGGTGCAGTGGGTCAAAAATCCGATGTGACATTGTGCGTGGTGCACGCACTTCTAGACCAGTagtgaaggtaagtagatttcacctctGTCCAAACTTCGGGTCTTTAAAAATACTGATATTGACATATTTTTAGTAATATATCATTATAACATGGCAAACACATTTAAAAGAGGCCAGATCCTTTTCGCCTTGTTCTGCCTGTATTAATATGCTTGCGTGGTACCCGTTCTGAATGTTAGTATTGTTTGGCAACAATATTAAGTGTGTATGTGTTTCACACTTCAAGTTACAAGACctgctaatttaaaaaaatactaatatGCTTGATCAAGAAGTAAAGCAATGAGCTGTGATGAGCACAAAGTACTTCCTTGAGGACAGTACTTGTAAATGTTTACAGAGAATCCGATCAATTTCTCACATAAACCTAGAATTCTGCAGAATGGTTTGAAAATTGAATATAATATTCTGTTGTGCTcagcattttatttctttatttggttTATTGTACCAATATGTAATCTGGCCTAGATGAAtcaccaaaaaaaggggggggggtcatttcTAATAGTTGAGTAGGAATTTATTGAGAAATACAGGGACTGAGGTGAAAAtggaaagcattaaaaaaaatctagaagaATTCAGTGATAAATTCATTTCATGAATATGACCTTCACTTAGCTAAGAGTCAATCTGAAGTAGAATGAGccccatacattttaaaataagtgGCCTATAATATTTGAAATGTCTCAGAATGTTGCTGCTTTTATCCCAACCAAAGCCCCTCTATAGGGAGATAACCAGTTACGTTTGATtagtaataatttttttctttttttcttctccatcTTTAACCAAGCTGCATTCTTGTATTTTTGGGGATTATCTGATATTTGCACCCAGAACTATGGTTTCTTCCTTGTCAGTGATTGATTCACTGCAGCCTCTCCACTGACAGATTGGTAGAAACATTTTGGATTACTGGTAGATTGAAATTGGAGATGCTGCCTATAATTTGCAATATGAATTTAGCATTTGCTCATCTTGGCTACAGCTGATGTTTGCTTtattagaataggatagaatagaatagaagggccGTGATCCAATTTCCAAGATTGGACGAATGTTATTCTTGCACAGTAGTTAAAATGTTTACCGGTAGATATCTATCATCTTTGTTTAATGGCTGCCTAATTATTCCATCTACCCTAAATGTCATTAACAAAATTCATGAAAGTGCTGAGCTGACTAAAATGACCCTCgaactacaggacaaagaggaatcagagttctataaggcgtggaataaatggtacatCTGGCTGGACAATATACAACTCCATCAGGATCTTTTTACCCTTCACTCAAATAATTATCCCACTaacttataaaataatattacgaatcattgataaaaggatgaacaaatccAAAACGACAAAACtttaactcaagtttagaaacctaaaactcatctatattgatagtaaagatcttaaaagctgtagagtaatcgggtcaacagataagttgacactacgacatttgataaatttatagatgaatttatctcttcttttttattttaaaattttcctccttccctccttttatctttttctttctctttagctttattttcttccttattttctttccttatGTAAGtgtatattttgatttataactgtataatctaaattcatatacattagTACTAATAttcgcatagtccttttgctttatgtatcccctcccctatttatcttcaataaagtttagattttatttaaaaaaatagaatagaataacagttggaagggactttggaggtttaTATTTATTATAACTGCAGCTATGGTGCACATTAGTTGGTTTGTTTCTTGAAGGCAGCTGGTGCTTATATTTGATATTGCAATTTTGGCATCTTTTAATCATTGTATTAGTTGTTTCGTTGGATAGAGAGCTTTGTTCTTTCTGAGACAGGAGAGGGTACCTGATTTTCAAATTAATACAATTCTATATCTCTACTGGATTCCTTTAATACTATCCCTTGTTTATCTCAACAGTGTAAATTACTTTTGGCATGGCTTTGATTTCTCTGTCTTGTGTAGACTTTTTCGATTCTTCCAGTTCTGCTtctgtaaattattatttcatattATAAATCAACATTGATCTGCTAGCCTCTAGCCTCTTATTTCTGATTCTGGATGTTGTTCTTTCTAGAATTGGTGCATACATTTCAAATTTCTTGTTGCACTTGATCTGTAACAACAGatcattatttctttgttttcaatcATAGTATATTTGTGAAGGgtatttccttccctttctttctttcctttccttccagtaGTTTTGCAGCTGCGGAACTGAGTCCTGTAGCCTATTTTTCACCAGATGTCCAGGAActcgtcgtttggcgggacccaggggaagagccttctctgtggtggccctgaccctttggaaccaactccacccagatatcagagttgcccccaccctccttgcctttcataagcttaaaacccacatctgtcgtcaggcatgggggaattgagactttcccttccccctaggcttgtaaaatttatgcatggtatgtctgtatgtatgattggtttcttaaattggggtttttaaattaacttaaatattagatttgtttacattgtattattattgttgttagccgccccaagtctacggagaggggcggcatacaaatctgataaataaataaatgaatgaatgaatgaataaactccAACATCTAGCATAGTCCTTGTTAGTCTGGACAGTCACTGAGCCGATAAAAATTTCTGTATTTTACGTTTCACCATGCTTTGTTTGGCTCCTCTGATGAGACCCATCCAGTATGATTAAACCTCTGGTATAGCTCTTCCTCAGAGAACATAAGCCCCACAATCACATCAAGGTAGTGCCCCACTTAGTGAGCCTACAGTGACATATCATTGCCTATTCTAGGTTCTTGCAAAGGACTGGGCATGTAGACAAATTGACTGGACTGGACATGTAGGACTGGACATGTAGACAAATCAAAACATCTGGCTGATTTTGCAttgaaccacaacaacaacaataataatgtacaAATACTGTTATCCAAGTTAAATTGTAGGTACTGTATACCTCAAGCAAACCCAGTTACTAGAAATGGGTACTATATTCTTTGGCATCTTTAAAGGAGTCTTTGATCATCCCTGTATTCAACTTTTAGTActaaatttttattttacactataaattttaaaaaatgtattaaaataccAAAAATCTCAAGATGAAACCAGAGATCTAACTATACAGATAGGcttcaacttatgatcacaattgagcccaaaatgtctgttaTTAAttatgaattttgcctcattttatgaccttttgccacatttaagtgaatcactgcagttattaaatttgtaacatgattgttaagttaatctggtttccccattgatgttgcttgtcagaaggttgcaaaaggtgatcacatgaccccgggacactgcaacagtcataaatatgaaacagttgccaaacatctgaattttgatcacataaataTGGGGGtgctgtaatggtcataagtgtgaaaaatggtcataaataattttttgctgtaactttgaacagtcactaaatgaattggcCTACCTGTATACAATGGAGTTCAAGTGAAACTAAAGCTTGGTGATAGAATCATATCTTGCTATGACATCAATGGAAGCTGTACCTGTCTGTGGTTTTTGACCAGATATATTGTTTGCTGAAGTAAAATAGTTTTAGCTGCTGACTTTGTGCTACAAACCCAGTAATTCATACTTCAACAGCTTACAAACTGATATTTTGCAGTCAACCCATGATTATTGGGTTAACTTCACCTtaccagatttattttattttttatttgtttgtttgttttgtcaagatgtattggtagtatacaaagatataacagtacagtatttatatacatgatactagtaaaagagaaacattaggacaggggacagaaggcattttggtgcacttatgcacacctcttactgacctcttaggaatcgggagaggtcaatagtggatggTCTAAGAGTAACGTTTTAGGGgttaggtaatgatactacagagtcaggtagagagttccatgcatcaactactcggttactctggtcggtcgcagttggtgttagtgggggtcagaggtcgacctcgaggcttctcccttgtggggtgcctcagggatcagtcctctcccccctgctatttaaaatctacatgaaaccgctgggtgaggtatcatcaatatgcggatgatacccagttatacatctccaccccatgtccagtcagtgaagcagtggaagtgatgtgctggtgcctggaggctgtgagggtctggatgggtgtcaacaggctcaaactcaatcctgacaaaacggagtggctgggttttgcctccctaggacaattccatctgtccgtccattaccctgggagggaattattgaccccctcagagaggatccgcaacttgggcgtcctcctcgatccatagctaacattagagcaccatctttcagctgtggcgaagagggcgtttgcccaggttcaccgggtgtaccagttgcggccctatttggaccgggagtcactgctcacagtcactcatgccctcatcacctccaggttcgactactgcaactctCTCAACAtagggttacctttgaagagcattcggaaacttcagatcgtgtagaacgcagctgcgagagccatcgtggggcttccaagatctgcccacgtttcaccaacactccacggtctgcactggctgccaatcagtttccggtcacaattcaaagtgttggttatgacctttaaagccatgcatggcatcggaccagaatatctcctagaCCGtttcctgctgcacgaatcccagcggcaaattaggtccaacagagttggccttctccgggtcccgtcgaccaaacaatgtcggctggtgggacccagggaaagagccttctctgcggcggccccgggcctctggaatcaactccctccagagattcgaacagcccccaccctccttgccttccgtaaaatgctgaaaacccacttttgttgccagacgtggggataattaccatctttcccccactttttattatgtttttggccttactgtatgttagagtaggttgaatgtatatgattgcatagttagggattttattatgttattaatgctttcttaaattgatttaatttttattattggatttgtaatgtactgtattgtattgctggtatgctgtgagccaccccgaatcttcagagaggggcggcatacaaatctaataaactataaactatttcctgtagtcgagtttacagcggtttactttaagtttatatctgttgtgtgcttgtgtgttgttatgattgaagctgaagtagtcattgacaggaaggatgttgtagcagatgattttatgggttatgcctaggtcgtgtttaaggtgacgttctaagctttctaaacctaggattgtaagtctagttgcgtagggtattctgttgcaagtggaggaataagggctcttctagtaaagtatgaaggctcttctagtaaagaatgagggctcttctagtaaagtatctctggacattctctagagcagtgatggcgaaccttttttcccttgggtgccaaaagagcatgggtgtgcgctattgcacatgggCAAATGCCCAGACCATAATTCTATGCCTGGAGGGGGCAAATACTGCTCCCTTCCGGAGGCCCTTTTGaggtcggaaatggcctgtttcccaacttctggtgggcccagtagattcgtgtttcaccctcctcaggctccaaaagcttcccaggAGCTGGGGAAGGATAAAACCGTCCTCCCAGAGttccaagccaaaaatcagctgaccggcccacacatgcacattggagctgagctagggcaatagcttgtgtgcagcaaatatggctccatgtgccacttgtggcacccgtgtcataggttcgccatcactgttccagAGTGTTTATGTTCAAAATGCGGTgtcggttccagacagatgagctgtatgttATGTATATAGATTTAACAACGTCAGAATATGTAATGTTTTATAAATAGCCCATGTAGAAATGTACAACATATAGTAAAACATCAGGAGTTGATCACAGgaaatattttattactttttatgtCAAAATGTATTATAATATGTATGTCATAAAACGTTTTATAACATTTGCCAAGTTTCAATTCCATGAAGTATAGTATATGGCCCACATAGTT of the Erythrolamprus reginae isolate rEryReg1 chromosome 4, rEryReg1.hap1, whole genome shotgun sequence genome contains:
- the TRMT10C gene encoding tRNA methyltransferase 10 homolog C; translated protein: MHLLNLIRRSAFRLIVPKMTKYGLFLSMPSKISTCGTLRMIYLNKHVSKKYDENIDLDEWKSVVLSGLEKEAFEKASPEEEPNIAAIKEYIDMSRRLGKAAPENITEEQLQKLIEYPTVSSRNKYLAFLASKEMRRNAEKEKKKKQREEKEELRKTMDNEELILKGRLFRAIWDSTMEVVYNWKAAQAMSFGQPLVFDMDYDDMSEREMQNTVKQMMDCEGANRKAVEPFHLYYCNFKEDGSYHQEFSRRYGDAWDNLFVTVTEKSYVELFPRDQIVYLTADSPNVMETFDHNKIYIIGSLVDKSIRKGVSLARAKRLKLATAQLPLQRYLNWKTGAKVLTLDQMIMILITLKQTGNWNKALEFVPKRKHEGFLDPSMQFFINRQKNRKMSEQNFKKRQLVEELAKKRLWNGLWEE